In Cutaneotrichosporon cavernicola HIS019 DNA, chromosome: 1, one DNA window encodes the following:
- the gpi1 gene encoding uncharacterized protein (N-acetylglucosaminyl transferase component (Gpi1)), with amino-acid sequence MRVFWPKNIERRTGTAVGWRIPRPAGAQASLVDVLVVVDVVGDDSPLPIEGLARVLPHSEPASSDGFTIWADTMPIGYSDPAETVLFTPGPEFVIPSAEGKLAEYGAAVLSTDIRGLLMRLNAVASAQDELRGVAPSSMIGRFALLVPWIQVAALLVNKHIFTRMGLAVVGGTMASTMFLLDIVLRPPRQSAFRLVMEGIAHFPLQAHSALIHQLARRAGTVTTLIDAPLALKVQVVHFAPAAAINHDMILGALASVLLLAYPLHPMLPNIADTLSSPVIAALLWLDDWPFGLKLNTGLSAFLCGSIARVLEIWRDTATPILNYALPHVSIALAVVSPLGLSFGFALLSDLVALLTLHLRLIYFATAALSRVSMTALLGLWDLFRGRRWNVLRHRTDSHAFEVDTLFLGTLLFTVTAFLAPTVVAYGLLFALINLAVFLVQRGLALAIAGINCSVAFQIAYSVPPFPGICDGIVFDVVVPSTSSRAPDAAYPVQHALELKHSHELGYAAAPLVARYQARGALKQCALKQMRVEQMPIRARAALLFCPVVAGAVHPPCAFVKVLLAAAMPSEHATNMRVSTVSHSGGLHIPPTTAQHVVATNPTGDEQFWSVRM; translated from the exons ATGCGCGTCTTCTGGCCCAAGAACATCGAGCGACGAACAGGTACGGCCGTGGGGTGGCGCATTCCTCGCCCGGCCGGTGCCCAGGCTTCACTAGTGGACGTGCTGGTCGTAGTAGACGTCGTCGGAGAT GACTCGCCTCTACCAATTGAGGGCCTCGCCCGCGTCCTCCCCCATTCCGAGCCCGCCAGTTCGGACGGCTTCACGATCTGGGCCGACACCATGCCAATAGGCTACTCGGATCCCGCCGAAACGGTGCTCTTCACCCCCGGCCCCGAGTTTGTTATTCCCTCCGCGGAAGGAAAGTTGGCCGAGTACGGCGCGGCTGTTCTATCGACCGACATTCGAGGGCTTTTGATGCGC CTCAACGCCGTCGCATCGGCGCAGGACGAGCTTCGCGGTgtcgcgccgtcgtcgatgatCGGCCGcttcgcgctcctcgtcccatGGATTCAGGTCGCGGCACTGCTCGTGAACAAGCATATCTTTACGCGAATGGGGTTGGCGGTTGTTGGTGGGACCATGGCGAGCACTATGTTCCTACTCGACATTGTCTtgcgtcctcctcgacagtCGGCCTTCCGCCTGGTCATGGAGGGAATAGCGCACTTTCCGTTACAGGCGCACAGCGCCTTGA TccaccagctcgcgcgccgcgccggcaCGGTCACCACCCTAATCGATGCTCCATTAGCGCTCAAGGTGCAGGTGGTGCATTTCGCGCCCGCTGCAGCCATCAAC CATGACATGATCCTCGGCGCCCTAGCCAGCGTCTTGCTACTCGCCTACCCACTCCACCCTATGCTGCCCAACATCGCGGACACTCTCTCATCTCCCGTCATTGCGGCACTGCTGTGGCTCGACGACTGGCCATTcggcctcaagctcaacacGGGACTGAGCGCGTTCCTATGTGGCTCGATCGCACGCGTCCTGGAGATCTGGCGCG ACACCGCCACACCCATCCTCAACTACGCCCTTCCTCACGTCTccatcgcgctcgctgTCGTTTCACCTCTCGGCCTGTCGTTCGGGTTTGCGCTCCTTTCCGACCTCGTTGCGCTGCTTACCCTTCATCTCCGTCTCATTTATTTCGCGACGGCCGCGCTCTCACGGGTGTCCATGACTGCGCTGTTGGGCCTCTGGGACCTGTTCCGAG gccgcCGCTGGAACGTCCTGCGTCATCGTACTGACTCACACGCGTTCGAGGTGGACAcgctcttcctcggcacGCTCCTCTTCACCGTCACGGCGTTCTTGGCGCCCACTGTAGTGGCATACGGTCTTCTGTTTGCTTTA atcAACCTCGCGGTCTTCCTCGTTCAACGCGGCTTGGCTCTGGCGATCGCCGGGATCAACTGTTCCGTTGCCTTCCAGATCGCCTACTCCgtccctcccttccctgGTATATGCG acgGGATTGTGTTCGACGTCGTTGTTCCAAGCACGAGCAGTCGGGCCCCGGACGCTGCCTACCCGGTGCAACATGCGCTTGAGCTCAAG CACTCCCATGAGCTTGGGTACGCTGCTGCACCGTTGGTGGCGCGATACCAGGCTCGCGGCGCGTTGAAGCAGTGCGCGTTGAAGCAGATGCGCGTTGAGCAGAT GCCGatccgcgcccgcgccgcgttGCTCTTCTGTCCCGTTGTCGCTGGGGCAGTACACCCGCCATGCGCGTTCGTCAAAGTATtgttggcggcggccatgCCGTCCGAGCACGCCACGAACATGCGTGTCTCGACCGTCTCGCACAGTGGGGGACTCCACATACCCCCGACGACCGCGCAGCACGTCGTCGCAACGAACCCCACGGGCGACGAGCAGTTCTGGAGTGTGCGCATGTAA
- a CDS encoding uncharacterized protein (Protein of unknown function (DUF1115)) has translation MSDALSTLELLTAMYPMDGELELSDSASSALAGSPSPIYPLDLIVRVPITDDDDAPRIELSISIPQSGSVRLGVRQPDFLTRAAYQTLVDSLPNPEGDATEAVMAAIEAIRMAAPDLIQEEPVEEEEEKVDDGPLERVWFWFPSLSTREKRKDLVTYAEGYRLNGFVLAGKPALLCVEGGGRAVDRYMADIKSVSWGDIPSFQKKVTERLRLPLAESDRKFKTMTDVTSLVPHYGTYNHRGDMSEVRRLCDEWGVGQDFNAVVMNSRDE, from the exons ATGAGCGACgccctctccaccctcgagctcctAACCGCCATGTATCCAatggacggcgagctcgagctctccgactcggcgtcctctGCTCTCGCCGGCTCCCCGTCTCCAATTTATCCTCTCGACCTTATCGTCCGTGTCCCCATAaccgacgatgacgacgcgccgcgcatAGAACTCTCTATCTCGATCCCCCAATCCGGCTCTGTCCGACTAGGAGTGCGCCAGCCCGACTTCTTAACCCGCGCAGCGTACCAGACTCTCGTCGactccctccccaaccccgaAGGAGATGCGACGGAAGCGGTGATGGCTGCGATCGAGGCTATTCGGATGGCGGCGCCCGATCTCATCCAAGAAGAACCagtggaagaggaggaggagaaagTGGACGATGGACCATTGGAGAGGGTGTGGTTCTGGTTCCCGAGTCTCAGCACCCGtgagaagaggaaggatCTCGTTACCTACGCCGAGGGATACCGGTTGAATGGGTTCGTGTTGGCTGGTAAGCCTGCGTTGCTCTGTGTTGAAGGGGGTGGGCGGGCTGTGGATCGCTATATGGCCGATATTAAGAGTGTTAGTTGGGGAGATATTCCGAGTTTCCAGAAAAAG gtcaCGGAACGCCTGCGTCTTCCACTCGCCGAGTCGGATCGCAAGTTCAAGACTATGACGGATGTTACGTCGCTAGTGCCGCATTACGGGACGTACAACCACCGCGGGGATATGAGCGAGGTCAGGCGCCTGTGCGACGAGTGGGGCGTGGGGCAGGACTTTAACGCCGTCGTCATGAACTCGCGGGACGAGTGA
- a CDS encoding uncharacterized protein (von Willebrand factor (vWF) type A domain) has product MVVGKLAIGLIAYMAFKAYTKQKKQQQQQQGGGGGMALIGGALGGGAAAYGAQQFNGPSPERQMILDILRQCVQDQNIQAFYPDPRTLEAIADRIIQSRAVERIESQFQLRTGRALDLVQIALFDVVLLIDDSGSMNDRAVGKDKSQGTRIDELKRLLDRVAFASSLLDTDGFSMRFLNAKDAPSNVRDANQARKIVDHLTFKCTF; this is encoded by the exons ATGGTGGTCGGCAAGCTCGCAATCGGCCTCATAGCCTACATGGCTTTCAAGGCTTACACAAAGCAGAAGaagcaacagcagcagcaacaaggtggcggcggtggcatGGCGCTCATCGGCGGCGCATTGGGCGGCGGGGCAGCCGCATACGGCGCCCAACAGTTCAATGGTCCGAGTCCGGAACGACAAATGATTCTAGATATATTGCGACAGTGCGTGCAAGATCAGAACATCCAGGCGTTCTATCCCGACCCGAGgacgctcgaggccatTGCGGACCGGATCATCCAGAGCCGTgccgtcgagcgcatcgagtCCCAGTTCCAGCTTAGAACCGGACGCgcactcgacctcgtccagATTGCGCTGTTTGATGTCGTGCTTCTTATCGACGACTCGGGGAGCATGAATGACCGCGCGGTCGGTAAAGACAAGAGCCAGGGAACGCGCATAGATGAGCTCAAGCG cttgctcgaccgcgtcgcgtTCGCATCATCCCTCCTTGACACCGACGGGTTCTCCATGCGCTTCCTGAACGCCAAAGACGCGCCCAGCAAtgtgcgcgacgccaaCCAGGCGCGCAAGATTGTCGACCACCTCACTTTTAAATGCACGTTCTGA
- a CDS encoding uncharacterized protein (von Willebrand factor (vWF) type A domain) → MTPLGSALRDRVLGPMIVQPAQSGRLKKPVYVIVITDGEPNNQREKDLVGTSIMEARNALSRTRYGADALSLQFAQVGDDADALAFLQGLDKHPQIGDLIDQTAGYVHEAAEYNAATRGDPNAEQFTPAFWTLKILLGGIDSEYDSKDEGRQVYRAAVDQSWAQAWQNGPPAYGQQQQQQQQQQFGGGGYGQPQQFGQQGYGQQQFGQPQQGYGQQGYDQYGGQQQFGGQQYGQPQGQFGGGGGDYNQQQGYGQQFSPPQSQNFGGPSYDVRPPAGSYTHPGYGKH, encoded by the coding sequence ATGACGCCCCTCGGCTCGGCATTGCGGGACCGTGTACTCGGCCCGATGATTGTGCAGCCAGCCCAATCAGGCCGCCTCAAGAAACCAGTCTATGTGATTGTGATAACAGACGGCGAGCCGAACAACCAGCGCGAAAaggacctcgtcggcacgAGTATCATGGAGGCGCGCAACGCCCTCTCTCGTACGCGGTACGGTGCCGACGCGTTATCCCTCCAATTCGcgcaggtcggcgacgacgccgacgcacTGGCATTCCTCCAGGGCCTCGATAAACACCCCCAGATCGGAGACCTCATTGACCAGACTGCCGGATATGTGCACGAGGCAGCAGAGTACAATGCCGCAACGCGGGGCGACCCCAACGCCGAGCAGTTCACTCCGGCATTCTGGACCCTCAAGATCCTCCTGGGCGGTATCGACTCGGAGTATGATTCCAAGGATGAGGGACGACAGGTGTACCGCGCGGCAGTGGACCAGAGTTGGGCGCAGGCGTGGCAGAATGGTCCGCCAGCGtacggccagcagcagcagcagcagcagcagcagcagttTGGTGGGGGCGGTTATGGCCAGCCCCAGCAGTTTGGCCAGCAGGGGTATGGTCAGCAGCAGTTTGGCCAGCCCCAGCAGGGCTATGGTCAACAAGGCTATGACCAGTATGGCGGTCAACAACAGTTTGGTGGTCAGCAGTACGGTCAGCCGCAGGGCCAgttcggcggcggcggcggcgactACAACCAGCAACAGGGATACGGGCAGCAGTTCAGCCCGCCCCAGTCACAGAACTTTGGTGGACCTAGCTACGATGTCCGGCCGCCAGCTGGCAGTTACACCCACCCCGGCTACGGCAAGCACTAG
- a CDS encoding uncharacterized protein (metallo-beta-lactamase): MSALVRHQDLPAALVPDRAVQAIAADANLPVCATCGTQYSDKPKGICPCCEDDRQWYPVTGQEWTTLGELASTRTHSLQVDTEDERIAFIECSPPFAINQTPILLNTHAGHYVWDCHAPFTPGLAGYLSSLQPALQAIAISHPHFFSTSLVWARALGVPLYICETDKEWYQRHGDIQATDDVRFWTGRETLGPGVTVVQCGGHFPGSSILHWDRGAEPGDGPKTGLILVADTMMVRLDRRGFTFMWSYPNMIPLRPADAVNVVAAIDDLEYGAASSTWPNRMIRRDAKLFAHRSIERYLDATGWELEGGQLGGKLQPKARA; this comes from the exons atgtcAGCCCTCGTCCGCCACCAGGACCTCCCGGCCGCTCTCGTACCGGATCGCGCGGTCCAAGCTATTGCGGCAGACGCAAACCTCCCAGTCTGTGCGACTTGTGGGACGCAGTATAGTGACAAGCCGAAGGGCATCT GCCCATGCTGCGAGGACGACCGCCAGTGGTACCCAGTGACAGGCCAGGAATGGACAACCCTCGGCGAGTTAGCCAGCACCCGCACCCACTCCCTCCAAGTCGACACTGAGGACGAGCGAATCGCCTTCATCGAGTGCTCGCCCCCCTTTGCCATCAACCAGACGC CAATCCTCCTCAACACCCACGCAGGGCACTACGTATGGGACTGTCACGCTCCCTTCACCCCGGGCCTGGCGGGATACCTATCCTCACTCCAGCCGGCTCTCCAGGCCATTGCCATCTCGCATCCCCAC TTCTTCTCCACGTCGCTTGTGTGggcgcgcgccctcggcgtaCCGCTGTACATCTGCGAGACGGACAAGGAATGGTACCAGCGCCACGGGGACATCCAGGCTACTGACGACGTTCGTTTCTGGACTGGGCGCGAGACGCTCGGTCCGGGCGTCACGGTCGTACAATGTGGCGG ccaCTTCCCCGGTTCGAGCATCCTGCATTGGGACCGCGGGGCCGAGCCCGGCGACGGTCCAAAGACAggcctcatcctcgtcgctgaCACCATGATGGtgcgcctcgaccgccGCGGCTTCACTTTCATGTGGAGCTACCCGAACATG ATCCCACTCCGCCCTGCTGACGCTGTCAACGTCGTGGCCGCCATCGATGACCTCGAGTACGGCGCAGCAAGCAGTACGTGGCCGAACCGCATGAtccgccgcgacgccaagctcttcGCGCACCGCAGCATCGAGCGGTACCTCGACGCCACGGGATGGGAGCTGGAAGGCGGCCAGCTTGGCGGAAAGCTTCAGCCCAAGGCTCGGGCGTGA
- a CDS encoding uncharacterized protein (Ecdysteroid kinase): MLSWLGLGLVSCTPLQTLWAGYGHIVSITARSPSSHETTRLVLKLISLPPGNDEGHLRKMLSYEVEQEFYTTIAPSLPQNVAVAHCLASTHDMAGRPGSENLHGVMAMLLTDLRPDFPIAGSKRGLLPPRAVYAALDWLARFHSHSARGVEDMESYLLPPLEEADRRKKGLGGSKLWLNGGYTYLATRRGELAELADSDSEWNTALCSPDKEIGRNVADAVAAVLTPRGRTSESVIHGDVKSENLFTTRAGDKVAFFDFQYVGLGLGVCDLAKLFTCSVPEEMLADSVPHLLGMQSGERGLLERYRATLIEKRGEGGYEWEEMVRHWETALVDWCRFQASWGFWGNTEWLEARVRHILADAGWRTWLKNELQYTK, translated from the coding sequence ATGCTCTCctggctcggcctcggtctTGTCAGTTGCACGCCCCTCCAAACCCTCTGGGCGGGGTATGGCCATATTGTGTCTATCACCGCGCGctccccctcttcccacGAAACGACGCGGCTTGTCTTGAAACTCATCTCTCTGCCTCCCGGTAATGACGAGGGCCACCTCCGCAAGATGCTGAGCTatgaggtcgagcaggaATTCTACACCACCATCGCGCCATCTCTGCCTCAAAACGTGGCCGTTGCACACTGTCTCGCCTCGACGCACGACATGGCCGGCCGACCTGGATCCGAAAATCTACACGGCGTAATGGCCATGCTCCTCACGGACCTGAGGCCTGATTTCCCAATCGCCGGGTCTAAACGAGGTCTCctacctcctcgagcagtATATGCGGCGTTGGACTGGCTCGCCCGCTTCCATTCTCATTCTGCTAGAGGGGTGGAGGACATGGAATCAtacctcctcccaccatTGGAAGAGGCTGATCGGCGCAAGAAAGGACTCGGCGGATCCAAACTCTGGCTTAATGGAGGATACACGTACTTGGCCACGAGACGGGGTGAGCTGGCCGAACtggccgactcggacagCGAATGGAATACCGCCCTCTGCTCCCCCGATAAAGAGATTGGACGCAATGTCGCGGACGCTGTCGCGGCCGTACTTACTCCTCGCGGGCGGACAAGCGAGAGCGTGATCCACGGCGACGTCAAGTCGGAGAACCTGTTCACGACGCGGGCCGGGGATAAAGtcgccttcttcgactTCCAGTATGTCGGCCTGGGCCTCGGTGTAtgcgacctcgccaagctgtTCACGTGCAGCGTTCCCGAGGAGATGCTTGCTGATTCTGTGCCGCATCTCCTCGGGATGCAGAGTGGCGAGAGAGGCTTGCTCGAGCGATACCGCGCCACCTTGATCGAGAAAcggggagaaggagggtaTGAATGGGAAGAAATGGTGCGGCACTGGGAGACGGCTCTCGTGGATTGGTGCCGATTCCAGGCTTCATGGGGTTTCTGGGGGAACACGGAGTGGCTTGAGGCGCGCGTACGGCATATCCTCGCTGACGCGGGATGGCGCACATGGCTCAAGAACGAGCTCCAGTATACCAAGTAG